From Shewanella psychrophila, a single genomic window includes:
- a CDS encoding aspartate aminotransferase family protein, which translates to MIKTDKMSNANKPATNALLKQAHNNMPMGVADSYRYWGEENTVFVKSSLGCTITDADDQQFIDFRLAYGPIILGYRDSRVDQEVVAAITERGTISGFSTELDSEVIELIKQMCPNIQKMRFANSGTEAVIGAVRTARGFTGRNKIVVVEGGFHGLYDEMMWKSDVDNWDSETEAAPKIAAFGGGIPEASREHLETVPLNDFTAIDDVFARVGDDIAAIVIEPILGNCGSIASTQEYMQKLRDICDANGTLLIMDEVKTGFRVAKGGAQELYGIHADLTTYAKAMGNGYPVAAFGGRKEVMDVISFGKNGVTHGGTYTANMIALSAAKATLTILNETNAYDSINKAGADIQQVLSRVFTKHGIEHKFAGPDAMFGIHFGNQVPHNYRDWKKTDSALYTEFAHNLINSGIMLEPDSREPWFICESHKDIDLAKLEEIADAAMAKAIADRL; encoded by the coding sequence CTATGGGTGTGGCCGATAGTTACCGTTACTGGGGTGAAGAAAACACAGTATTCGTTAAAAGCAGTTTGGGCTGTACCATTACCGATGCAGACGATCAGCAGTTTATCGATTTCCGTCTCGCTTATGGACCTATTATCTTGGGCTATCGCGATAGCAGAGTCGACCAAGAAGTCGTTGCAGCCATCACAGAGCGCGGCACCATTTCAGGTTTCTCCACCGAGTTAGATTCTGAAGTGATCGAACTGATTAAGCAGATGTGTCCCAACATTCAAAAGATGCGCTTTGCCAACTCAGGTACAGAAGCCGTGATTGGTGCAGTTCGTACTGCCCGTGGTTTTACTGGTCGCAATAAGATTGTTGTAGTCGAAGGCGGTTTTCATGGTCTGTACGACGAGATGATGTGGAAATCTGATGTAGACAATTGGGACAGCGAAACTGAAGCGGCGCCTAAGATTGCCGCTTTTGGTGGCGGCATTCCAGAAGCGAGTCGTGAGCACCTGGAAACGGTGCCGCTCAATGACTTTACAGCCATTGATGACGTATTTGCTCGTGTCGGCGATGATATCGCGGCCATAGTAATAGAGCCGATTTTAGGCAATTGTGGCAGCATCGCATCGACCCAAGAATACATGCAGAAATTACGTGATATCTGTGATGCTAATGGCACATTGCTTATCATGGATGAAGTTAAAACGGGTTTCCGCGTAGCTAAAGGTGGCGCACAGGAGCTTTATGGTATTCATGCTGATCTCACCACCTATGCCAAAGCCATGGGCAATGGCTATCCGGTAGCCGCCTTCGGTGGTCGCAAGGAAGTCATGGACGTGATCAGCTTTGGAAAAAATGGCGTAACTCATGGTGGCACTTATACCGCCAACATGATCGCCTTAAGTGCCGCTAAGGCGACCTTGACGATCTTGAATGAAACCAATGCCTACGACTCCATCAATAAAGCTGGCGCCGATATCCAACAGGTGTTGTCACGAGTATTTACCAAACATGGTATCGAACATAAGTTTGCCGGCCCGGATGCTATGTTCGGCATTCACTTTGGCAACCAGGTGCCTCATAATTATCGTGATTGGAAGAAAACCGACAGCGCGCTGTATACCGAGTTTGCCCATAACTTGATTAATAGCGGCATCATGCTTGAGCCTGATTCCCGCGAGCCTTGGTTTATCTGTGAATCTCACAAGGACATAGACCTTGCCAAGCTGGAAGAAATTGCCGATGCGGCCATGGCAAAAGCCATAGCCGATCGCCTGTAA
- a CDS encoding glutathione S-transferase family protein → MINIISFKVCPFFQYVTSMLEAIKLPYEVEYADFDNCLFDISPNGKAPVLITESGEALFDADAIVSYLESLHGRLYQAKTNEEAALIEAWANYGSKNYVPQCSTMRSETQPEFEAYLDVFEKAIANMERQLGKHSYFMGEEISRVDIAWLPILYRARLVEDGVGFDFFANYPSVKQWQKTLLSLDIAKQSVSGDFEQVFNDFYLSTRFQARRNKASIAS, encoded by the coding sequence ATGATTAACATCATTAGTTTTAAGGTTTGCCCATTTTTTCAGTATGTAACTTCCATGCTTGAGGCAATTAAGCTGCCTTATGAAGTCGAATATGCCGACTTTGACAATTGTTTGTTCGATATATCTCCAAATGGCAAAGCGCCTGTGTTAATCACCGAGTCTGGAGAGGCCTTGTTTGATGCTGATGCAATAGTGAGTTATCTGGAGTCCCTACATGGAAGACTATATCAGGCGAAGACGAATGAGGAAGCGGCCTTAATAGAAGCGTGGGCAAATTATGGGTCTAAAAATTATGTGCCACAGTGCAGCACCATGAGGAGTGAAACTCAACCTGAGTTCGAGGCTTATCTTGACGTGTTTGAAAAGGCCATTGCTAATATGGAGCGGCAACTAGGCAAGCACAGCTATTTTATGGGCGAAGAGATAAGCCGTGTCGATATTGCCTGGTTACCTATTTTGTATCGTGCCAGATTAGTCGAAGATGGGGTGGGCTTCGATTTCTTTGCTAATTACCCATCAGTTAAGCAATGGCAAAAGACCCTGTTATCTCTGGATATCGCAAAGCAATCAGTCTCAGGTGATTTTGAGCAAGTGTTTAATGATTTCTATCTGTCGACACGCTTTCAGGCAAGGCGCAATAAAGCGAGTATTGCTAGCTAA
- a CDS encoding glutathione S-transferase family protein, producing MIKLISFKICPFVQRVTAALEVKKIPFEVEYINLKDKPQWFLDLAPNGQVPVMVTEAGTALFESDAIIEYIRDEYGPLEDKVSNEQRAQDRAWSYLGSKHYLVQCGTMSSKDRETFIKRSEKLVAAFAKVEAQLSGKTQFFKSDELSNVDIAWVPLLHRAAIVKKYTDYDFLCGLPKAQAWQKNVLGSLAIENTVSEDFEPLFKNFYLTNTYLGDGQDVPLGDTCGSSACCG from the coding sequence ATGATCAAACTAATTAGCTTTAAAATTTGTCCTTTTGTTCAGCGAGTCACAGCTGCATTAGAAGTTAAGAAAATCCCTTTCGAGGTTGAATACATTAATCTCAAAGACAAACCACAGTGGTTTTTAGACTTAGCACCGAACGGTCAGGTGCCTGTGATGGTTACCGAAGCTGGGACGGCACTGTTTGAGTCTGATGCCATTATTGAGTATATCCGAGATGAATACGGTCCATTGGAGGACAAGGTGAGCAATGAACAGCGTGCTCAGGATAGAGCCTGGAGCTACTTAGGCTCTAAACACTACCTGGTTCAATGTGGCACCATGAGCAGCAAAGACAGAGAGACCTTTATCAAGCGCTCAGAAAAATTGGTTGCGGCCTTTGCTAAGGTTGAAGCCCAGCTGTCCGGCAAGACGCAATTCTTTAAGTCTGATGAGCTAAGTAATGTCGATATTGCCTGGGTGCCATTGTTGCATCGTGCTGCGATAGTTAAAAAATATACTGATTATGATTTTCTCTGTGGTTTACCCAAGGCTCAGGCTTGGCAAAAGAATGTGTTAGGGAGCTTAGCAATAGAAAATACGGTTTCGGAAGATTTCGAGCCGCTCTTTAAGAACTTTTATCTTACTAATACTTACTTAGGTGATGGGCAGGATGTACCGCTGGGGGACACTTGTGGCTCAAGTGCTTGCTGCGGTTAG
- a CDS encoding Dyp-type peroxidase: MDNQVMPREQLGVCAEGNLHSIYLMFNANESVETDLRPCIANVAQYIYELTDQYADSAFNGFLAVGANYWDSLYPSARPAQLKPFPAMNAGNRDAPALEYDLFVHIRCDRFDILHLVANEICQMFEGLVELVDEERGFRFMDNRDLTGFVDGTENPKGRSRQEVALIGDEDAAFKSGSYIHVQKFAHNLSKWNRLPQKKQEDIMGRTKQDNIEYESADKPLTSHIKRVNLKDSDGKSMEILRQSMPYGSVKEQGLMFISNCRNSDNFEKMLESMVHGDGNGNHDHLLHFTQALTGSSFFAPSLDFMESKAGV; this comes from the coding sequence ATGGATAATCAGGTTATGCCTCGTGAACAGTTAGGTGTGTGTGCGGAAGGAAATTTGCACAGTATTTATTTGATGTTTAATGCCAATGAGAGTGTAGAGACAGATCTGCGTCCTTGTATCGCTAACGTGGCTCAATATATTTATGAATTGACCGATCAATATGCCGATAGTGCATTCAACGGCTTTCTGGCTGTGGGAGCTAACTATTGGGATAGTCTGTATCCTTCTGCTCGCCCGGCTCAGCTCAAGCCGTTTCCAGCCATGAATGCCGGTAATCGAGATGCACCGGCTCTCGAGTACGATCTGTTTGTTCATATCCGCTGTGATCGTTTCGATATCTTGCATCTTGTGGCTAATGAAATCTGTCAGATGTTCGAGGGGTTAGTCGAGTTGGTCGATGAGGAACGAGGATTTCGTTTCATGGACAATCGGGATCTCACTGGCTTCGTCGATGGAACTGAAAACCCTAAGGGGCGTAGCCGTCAGGAAGTAGCCTTAATCGGTGATGAAGATGCAGCTTTTAAATCGGGCAGTTATATTCATGTTCAGAAGTTTGCCCATAACCTGAGTAAGTGGAATCGCCTGCCCCAGAAAAAGCAGGAAGATATTATGGGCAGAACCAAGCAAGATAATATCGAATACGAATCTGCCGATAAGCCGCTTACCAGCCATATCAAGCGCGTTAATCTTAAAGACAGTGATGGTAAGTCAATGGAGATCCTCAGGCAAAGCATGCCTTATGGCTCGGTTAAAGAGCAAGGTTTGATGTTTATCTCAAACTGTCGTAACTCGGATAACTTTGAGAAGATGCTTGAGAGTATGGTTCACGGTGATGGCAATGGAAATCATGATCATCTGCTGCACTTCACTCAGGCGCTGACAGGCTCTTCATTCTTCGCTCCATCATTGGACTTTATGGAAAGTAAGGCAGGGGTTTAA
- a CDS encoding ABC transporter ATP-binding protein, translated as MSTLSIRGVHSDYQGQQVLKGLDLTLEKGEIAALLGPSGCGKTTLLRAIAGLQGVSQGEISINGEFLTGPHVFIPSEQRGVGMIFQDYALFPHLNVAENILFGVKGLDKAERLARLDEMLELVKLEGLAQRYPHELSGGQQQRVSIARALAYEPELLLLDEPFSNIDAKVRGEMMLEIRNILKQRNVSAVFVTHSKDEAFVFADKLALFKEGYIVQYGTAEELYTSPRERYVADFLGRGNYIPASVKDNFVVDTPIGLLTSTTELSHPVSYQGEILIRPQQLEITADEQGHGVIIERRFLGNICHYQVQVAQHFYEVKSQLNQLMPGQKVHLQAQAHSLVVF; from the coding sequence ATGTCCACATTAAGTATTCGAGGCGTGCACAGTGACTATCAAGGTCAGCAGGTATTGAAGGGGTTAGATCTAACGCTCGAAAAAGGGGAGATAGCTGCGCTTTTGGGCCCCAGTGGTTGTGGTAAGACGACCTTACTTAGGGCCATCGCCGGGTTACAAGGCGTGAGCCAAGGTGAAATTAGCATTAATGGCGAATTTTTGACCGGGCCTCATGTATTTATCCCTAGTGAACAAAGAGGTGTCGGGATGATCTTCCAAGATTATGCATTGTTTCCACACCTTAACGTTGCCGAAAATATTCTATTCGGGGTTAAAGGCTTAGATAAGGCTGAAAGGTTAGCCAGGCTGGATGAGATGCTGGAACTTGTTAAACTCGAAGGGCTCGCTCAGCGTTATCCCCATGAGCTATCGGGTGGCCAGCAACAGAGAGTCTCAATAGCCAGAGCCTTAGCTTATGAGCCAGAGCTATTGTTGCTAGATGAGCCTTTCTCTAATATCGATGCCAAAGTCCGGGGCGAGATGATGTTAGAGATCCGCAATATCCTGAAGCAAAGAAATGTCAGTGCGGTGTTTGTGACACACAGTAAAGATGAAGCCTTTGTTTTCGCTGATAAATTAGCTCTGTTTAAGGAGGGGTATATCGTTCAGTATGGCACCGCAGAAGAGCTATATACCTCACCTCGTGAGCGGTATGTGGCGGACTTTTTAGGCCGTGGCAATTACATTCCTGCATCAGTGAAAGACAATTTTGTGGTCGATACACCAATCGGTTTGCTCACCAGTACCACGGAGTTATCACATCCGGTTAGCTATCAAGGCGAGATTCTTATCAGGCCCCAGCAGCTGGAAATCACCGCCGATGAGCAAGGGCATGGAGTGATCATTGAGCGTCGTTTCCTAGGTAATATTTGCCATTATCAGGTTCAGGTGGCGCAGCATTTCTATGAGGTAAAGAGTCAACTCAATCAGCTTATGCCTGGTCAAAAGGTACATCTTCAAGCACAGGCTCACTCTTTAGTCGTATTCTGA
- a CDS encoding ABC transporter permease, which produces MILGLSRTWSLVGYLIAAIIILPLLAIIAQAFVPDEDVFGHLFNTVLPTYISNTILLMLGVCICALLIATPAAWLVAKCHFPGRKAFQWALLLPLAMPAYVVAYVYTDLLDYAGPVQKTLRFWFDWQAPGDYYFPEIRSLAGASVVLALVLFPYIYLLARTAFMEQSSSLQHASRVMGCGPWQSFWRLSLPMARPALAVGASLVAMETAADFATVSYFAVPTLTTAVYDTWLGYGSLSAAAKLSAIMLLVIFSMIGFERFARRKQQLFQKQSGPNETSVSKLTGLNAVLATAYCSLLLLFSFLLPFVILLQYAWDYFDESWNAAFWEYSFNSLYIAAIVSVIAVCIGVLLIFIQRISPRVSDILPSRLASTGYALPGTVLAIGILVPFTMLDFAVNDLYEYFGQAGPGLVFTGSVFIIIFAFCIRFSAIAIGSVENSYKRISPSLDMAAITMGLKPKALLWRVHMPLLRKGIFAGLLLVFIECMKELPAALLLRPVGFENLATYVFQFVSDEQLEHGALAAIVIVLVGLVPLIYLNRSLEQEN; this is translated from the coding sequence ATGATTTTAGGTTTATCCAGAACTTGGTCTCTTGTCGGCTATCTCATCGCGGCAATAATCATACTGCCACTGCTGGCTATCATAGCTCAGGCCTTCGTTCCAGATGAAGATGTGTTTGGTCATCTTTTTAATACCGTTCTGCCCACTTATATCAGCAATACTATTTTACTTATGCTCGGTGTCTGTATCTGTGCCTTGCTGATAGCGACACCTGCCGCCTGGCTGGTGGCTAAATGTCATTTTCCTGGTCGGAAAGCCTTTCAGTGGGCATTGCTTCTCCCCTTAGCTATGCCTGCTTATGTAGTGGCATATGTTTATACGGATTTATTGGACTATGCGGGACCGGTGCAAAAAACGCTGCGTTTCTGGTTTGACTGGCAAGCTCCGGGTGATTATTACTTTCCTGAGATCAGAAGCTTAGCAGGGGCCTCAGTGGTGCTTGCGCTGGTATTATTTCCTTATATTTATCTTCTTGCCAGAACGGCATTTATGGAGCAATCATCTAGTCTGCAACATGCTTCAAGAGTCATGGGCTGTGGTCCATGGCAGAGCTTTTGGCGTCTGAGTTTGCCTATGGCCAGACCGGCATTGGCTGTCGGGGCGTCATTGGTGGCGATGGAAACGGCGGCGGACTTCGCGACAGTAAGCTATTTTGCAGTGCCAACACTAACGACAGCGGTTTACGATACTTGGCTTGGTTATGGTAGTTTATCGGCTGCGGCCAAACTGTCGGCTATCATGTTATTGGTGATATTTTCAATGATAGGCTTCGAGCGCTTTGCCCGAAGAAAGCAGCAATTGTTTCAGAAGCAATCGGGCCCAAATGAAACCTCTGTTTCTAAGCTTACGGGCTTAAATGCGGTACTCGCTACGGCTTATTGTAGCCTCTTGCTATTGTTTTCATTCCTGCTGCCATTCGTTATCTTATTGCAATATGCCTGGGATTATTTCGATGAAAGCTGGAATGCGGCTTTTTGGGAATACAGCTTCAACAGTCTATATATCGCCGCGATTGTCAGTGTTATTGCTGTTTGTATTGGCGTGCTCCTGATCTTTATTCAGAGAATTAGTCCTAGAGTGTCAGATATCTTACCTTCTCGGCTCGCATCGACAGGTTACGCACTCCCCGGGACGGTTTTAGCTATCGGTATCTTGGTTCCCTTCACCATGTTGGATTTTGCCGTCAATGATCTCTATGAATATTTCGGACAGGCTGGACCGGGTCTAGTCTTTACCGGTAGCGTATTTATCATTATTTTTGCTTTCTGTATTCGATTTTCTGCCATCGCTATCGGCAGTGTTGAGAATAGTTACAAACGAATCTCTCCTTCACTGGATATGGCTGCGATCACCATGGGACTTAAGCCTAAGGCCTTGCTGTGGCGAGTGCATATGCCGCTACTGAGGAAGGGCATATTTGCGGGATTATTACTGGTATTTATCGAGTGTATGAAGGAGCTGCCCGCAGCCTTGTTATTACGTCCGGTGGGTTTCGAAAACTTAGCGACCTATGTATTTCAATTTGTCTCCGATGAGCAACTCGAACATGGTGCACTGGCTGCGATTGTGATTGTGCTGGTTGGCCTGGTGCCGCTTATCTATTTAAATCGCTCTTTAGAGCAAGAAAACTAA
- a CDS encoding Fe(3+) ABC transporter substrate-binding protein, giving the protein MKIARSMAILGLVCFASVANAAEKLTVYSYRQAFLVEPILANFTKETGIDVDVVFSKKGIAERMMREGRLSPADIVLTSDFSRLMELVDKDLVIPVDSEALKTNIPAKYRSPQDNWYALTMRVRNIYSSKDRLGKLDINYEDLADPKYKGKICTRSGKHPYNISLVASMIAHHGEAEAKTWLEGWKANLARKPQGNDRAQVKAVKEGLCDIAIGNSYYLGKMLQDPKQVPWAEAVEINFPNQDNRGSHINVSGMALAKHSKHQDNAIKLMEYLSSTAAQKDYAEINMEYPVKADVKPSDLVASWGEFKADELPIFKLAEYHNAAVKLLDEVKFDL; this is encoded by the coding sequence ATGAAAATAGCAAGAAGTATGGCCATTTTAGGCCTGGTTTGTTTCGCTTCGGTAGCGAATGCGGCTGAGAAACTGACCGTTTACTCCTATCGTCAGGCATTCCTGGTTGAGCCTATCTTAGCTAATTTCACTAAAGAAACGGGTATTGACGTCGATGTGGTTTTCTCCAAGAAAGGGATAGCTGAGCGTATGATGCGTGAAGGTCGCTTATCGCCAGCCGATATCGTACTGACCTCTGATTTCTCCCGTTTGATGGAACTTGTGGACAAAGATCTGGTTATCCCTGTGGATAGTGAAGCGTTAAAAACCAATATTCCAGCTAAGTACCGCTCGCCACAAGACAATTGGTACGCCTTGACCATGAGAGTCCGTAATATTTACTCATCGAAAGATAGATTGGGTAAATTGGATATCAATTATGAAGATCTTGCGGATCCTAAGTACAAAGGCAAAATTTGTACTCGCAGTGGTAAACATCCTTACAATATCTCGCTTGTAGCCTCTATGATTGCTCACCATGGTGAAGCAGAAGCTAAGACTTGGCTCGAGGGATGGAAAGCAAACTTAGCGCGTAAGCCTCAAGGCAATGACCGCGCTCAAGTTAAAGCGGTAAAAGAGGGATTATGTGATATCGCCATAGGCAATAGCTATTACTTAGGTAAGATGCTGCAAGATCCTAAACAAGTGCCTTGGGCCGAAGCAGTAGAGATAAACTTCCCGAATCAAGATAATCGAGGTTCACATATCAATGTGTCCGGCATGGCTCTGGCTAAGCATTCTAAGCATCAAGATAATGCGATTAAATTGATGGAGTACCTTTCGAGTACAGCCGCTCAGAAGGATTATGCCGAGATTAATATGGAGTACCCGGTGAAAGCCGACGTTAAACCGTCTGACTTAGTGGCTTCATGGGGCGAGTTTAAGGCCGATGAGCTGCCAATATTTAAGCTTGCTGAGTATCATAATGCGGCAGTTAAATTATTGGACGAAGTTAAGTTCGATCTATAA
- a CDS encoding glutathione S-transferase, producing MKLFYSDASPYSRCVRLVIRHLGISGVDEIMTNPMDNGEDLLEINPLGKIPCLQLNDGAPLFDSEVILRYLDSEFGEDQLFGFRGHNWIAESHFSLIKGLIDSAVSLSQEQMREEEGKRSPFWTGRFEQALLRGLQHIEQTGLAVSPGLTIHQICLGCLLGYIDFRHGELEWRKVAPALAVWLSDFEHLPAMKATRPS from the coding sequence ATGAAACTCTTCTATTCAGATGCTTCACCTTATTCTCGTTGCGTGAGGCTTGTTATTCGACATCTAGGTATCTCTGGGGTTGATGAAATCATGACCAACCCTATGGATAATGGTGAAGACTTACTGGAAATCAATCCTCTGGGAAAGATCCCGTGTCTACAGCTCAATGATGGTGCGCCGCTATTCGATAGTGAGGTGATTTTACGTTATTTAGATAGCGAGTTTGGTGAAGACCAGCTGTTTGGCTTTAGGGGGCATAACTGGATAGCTGAGAGTCATTTTTCCTTGATTAAGGGGTTGATAGACAGTGCCGTTTCATTGAGTCAAGAGCAGATGAGAGAGGAAGAGGGTAAGCGCTCTCCATTTTGGACTGGGCGATTCGAGCAAGCTTTGCTTAGGGGATTACAGCATATTGAGCAGACTGGTTTAGCCGTGAGTCCTGGGCTGACCATTCATCAGATTTGCCTCGGGTGTTTATTAGGGTACATAGATTTTAGACACGGGGAGCTTGAATGGAGAAAGGTGGCACCCGCTTTAGCCGTCTGGTTATCTGACTTTGAGCACCTTCCGGCGATGAAGGCAACTAGACCGAGCTAA
- a CDS encoding ferredoxin--NADP reductase, with product MWIEGEVVGRVDWNDKLFSLQIRADIQPFIAGQFIKLSQVINDKRVARAYSIVNAPGGDLIEVLAVSVEEGQLSPNLQQLKVGDKLDVSPKASGFMTLEEIPETSFSGKQLWLLATGTAVGPFISMLETDEPWCRFETVVLVYGVRLAEDLAYKEQLLQLERRYPNQFKLVFSVTRETLPEAIQSRISTGIQSGEIQKLAGVEITPQNSQVMLCGNPDMISDTNKILLDMGLAKNLRRAPGQITVEKYW from the coding sequence ATGTGGATCGAAGGTGAAGTCGTAGGGCGTGTGGATTGGAATGATAAACTGTTTTCTTTGCAGATAAGAGCCGATATTCAGCCTTTTATCGCTGGTCAATTTATCAAACTTAGTCAGGTTATAAACGATAAACGTGTGGCTAGGGCCTACTCAATTGTTAATGCGCCAGGTGGCGACCTCATAGAGGTATTGGCAGTGTCAGTCGAAGAGGGGCAACTCTCTCCTAATCTGCAACAACTCAAGGTGGGTGATAAGCTCGATGTTTCTCCTAAAGCCTCAGGTTTTATGACCTTGGAGGAGATCCCCGAGACCTCTTTCTCTGGTAAACAGCTGTGGTTATTAGCCACAGGAACGGCTGTGGGTCCCTTTATTTCTATGTTGGAAACCGATGAACCTTGGTGCAGGTTTGAAACTGTGGTCTTGGTCTATGGGGTAAGGTTAGCGGAAGATCTGGCTTATAAAGAGCAGCTCTTACAGCTTGAGCGGCGTTATCCTAATCAATTCAAACTCGTCTTTTCTGTTACAAGGGAAACCTTGCCTGAAGCAATTCAGAGTCGTATTTCCACTGGGATTCAATCGGGAGAGATACAGAAGTTAGCCGGAGTCGAGATCACGCCTCAGAATTCACAAGTGATGCTTTGCGGTAATCCGGATATGATATCAGATACCAATAAAATCTTGCTCGATATGGGCTTGGCAAAGAACCTGAGACGTGCACCGGGTCAGATAACGGTAGAGAAATATTGGTAA
- a CDS encoding DUF5610 domain-containing protein — MEIHTQGTEVSRVARDTSDSTENHGKNVSEVATNKSEEQSKSISEVTSNNSAYAASKQLMNMAIISAQQEVNLRSSDEPMILLYRAAIEAINEELAPTMGPNATQRIYDSGVDTSPEATAERIVSFATQFFSIHQGQNSNMDFDEQLDSFMEIIGGAIDQGFGEAREILDGLQVLEGDIAEGVDKTYSLVQEGLQEFRDSFYQTDDETEEA, encoded by the coding sequence ATGGAAATCCACACTCAGGGGACAGAGGTGTCGCGCGTCGCCCGCGATACATCTGATTCGACAGAAAATCATGGCAAAAACGTGTCTGAAGTTGCGACTAATAAGTCAGAAGAACAGAGTAAATCTATATCTGAAGTAACGAGCAATAACTCGGCATATGCGGCCAGTAAGCAGTTGATGAACATGGCGATCATTTCGGCGCAGCAGGAGGTTAATCTGAGGTCCAGTGATGAGCCCATGATATTACTGTACCGAGCGGCGATAGAAGCGATAAATGAAGAGCTAGCGCCTACCATGGGGCCTAATGCCACACAGAGAATTTATGATAGTGGTGTCGATACCTCGCCTGAAGCCACGGCAGAAAGAATTGTGAGTTTTGCGACTCAGTTCTTTAGTATCCATCAGGGGCAGAATTCTAATATGGACTTTGATGAACAGCTTGATTCTTTTATGGAGATTATTGGCGGTGCAATAGATCAAGGGTTTGGTGAGGCTAGAGAGATCTTAGATGGGCTTCAGGTGCTTGAAGGTGATATTGCCGAAGGCGTAGACAAGACCTATTCATTAGTTCAAGAAGGTCTTCAGGAATTCAGAGACAGCTTTTACCAGACTGATGATGAAACTGAAGAGGCTTAA
- a CDS encoding histidine phosphatase family protein, producing the protein MMKLIIVIMALSLTLSLNANGTEIRSQDQLEVSKTLVLIRHGEKSAGKNKDPDLSQPGKRRAEQLIHKLKNYQFSQLLATPFKRTQETLLPISKALDLPITIIDVKSGLEAHIAATVKAVESQSGDVLIAGHSNTLPMIITAFGGPKIDDLNEDEYSNIYELKIYRSGEVAFTQVE; encoded by the coding sequence ATGATGAAATTAATAATCGTAATAATGGCCCTCAGCCTGACATTGTCCCTTAACGCCAATGGAACAGAAATACGCAGCCAAGACCAGTTAGAAGTAAGTAAAACGCTTGTGTTAATCAGGCATGGGGAAAAGTCTGCTGGTAAAAATAAAGATCCAGATCTTAGCCAACCTGGCAAACGAAGGGCTGAGCAACTGATCCACAAACTAAAAAACTACCAATTCAGTCAATTACTCGCCACGCCCTTTAAACGTACTCAGGAAACCTTACTCCCCATAAGTAAAGCTCTGGACCTTCCTATCACTATTATTGATGTTAAATCCGGACTAGAGGCCCATATAGCCGCGACGGTTAAGGCTGTGGAATCACAATCTGGCGATGTACTCATTGCCGGACACTCAAACACCTTGCCTATGATAATTACAGCTTTTGGCGGGCCCAAAATTGATGATTTAAATGAAGATGAGTACTCGAATATCTATGAGCTTAAGATATACCGTTCAGGAGAGGTTGCGTTTACACAAGTAGAATAG